One window of Robbsia betulipollinis genomic DNA carries:
- a CDS encoding MFS transporter, producing MSINAEPFPAPRLSRADYRTLGLAALGGSLEIYDFIVFAFFATTLSQVFFPPHTPDWLRLVQTFGIFAAGYLARPLGGIVMAHYADRGGRKKMFGLSILMMAVPCLAIGVMPTYRGIGAAAPLLLLALRIVQGAAVGGEVPGAWVFVAEHAPLARRGTVLGILQAGLTLGYLLGALTAAWLARVFTPAEIVDYAWRIPFLLGGVFGMLGVWLRRWLSETPVFTALHARRRDAMPYPVLAVLRDHRAALLPAVILTGVLTAAVVTLVVVTPTLLQQRFGMSASRAFGMSGIAIVFLNIGCVLGGRVGDRIGAWRAVALYSALMPLGIGVLYASLIHHWPWPGAAYALAGLSCGIVGVVPAAMVGLFPPALRVSGISLTYNTAYAVWASTTPLLLIALTPWSAWSGVAYCAAMGALGCLTACIASAARRHAGSADDAVPAVRPNGSA from the coding sequence GTGTCGATCAACGCCGAACCCTTCCCCGCGCCGCGCCTGTCGCGCGCGGATTACCGCACCCTCGGACTGGCGGCGCTGGGCGGCTCGCTCGAAATCTACGATTTCATCGTCTTCGCGTTTTTCGCGACGACGCTGAGCCAGGTCTTCTTTCCACCGCACACGCCCGACTGGTTGCGCCTCGTCCAGACCTTCGGCATCTTCGCCGCGGGCTATCTGGCGCGGCCGCTGGGCGGCATCGTCATGGCGCATTACGCCGACCGGGGCGGACGCAAGAAGATGTTCGGCCTGAGCATCCTGATGATGGCCGTGCCCTGCCTGGCGATCGGCGTCATGCCGACCTACCGCGGCATCGGCGCCGCCGCGCCCCTGCTGCTGCTGGCGCTGCGCATCGTGCAGGGCGCCGCGGTCGGCGGCGAGGTGCCCGGCGCCTGGGTCTTCGTCGCGGAGCACGCGCCGCTCGCGCGGCGCGGTACCGTGCTGGGCATTCTGCAGGCCGGCCTGACCCTCGGCTATTTGCTGGGCGCCCTGACCGCCGCCTGGCTGGCCCGCGTCTTTACGCCGGCCGAGATCGTCGACTACGCATGGCGCATTCCCTTCCTGCTCGGCGGCGTCTTCGGCATGCTCGGCGTCTGGCTGCGCCGCTGGCTCAGCGAAACGCCCGTGTTCACGGCATTGCACGCACGCCGGCGGGATGCCATGCCCTATCCGGTTCTGGCGGTGCTGCGCGATCACCGGGCCGCCCTGCTGCCGGCGGTGATCCTCACCGGCGTGCTGACCGCGGCGGTCGTGACATTGGTGGTGGTGACGCCCACGCTCCTGCAGCAGCGCTTCGGCATGTCCGCGAGCCGCGCCTTCGGCATGAGCGGCATCGCGATCGTCTTTCTCAACATCGGCTGCGTGCTGGGCGGGCGCGTGGGCGACCGCATCGGCGCCTGGCGGGCCGTCGCGCTGTACAGCGCGCTGATGCCGCTGGGCATCGGCGTGCTGTACGCGAGCCTGATCCACCACTGGCCCTGGCCTGGCGCCGCCTATGCGCTGGCCGGACTGAGTTGCGGGATCGTCGGCGTCGTGCCCGCGGCGATGGTGGGGCTGTTTCCGCCCGCGCTGCGCGTGTCGGGCATTTCGCTGACCTATAACACCGCGTATGCCGTGTGGGCCAGCACCACGCCGCTGCTGCTGATCGCGCTGACGCCCTGGAGCGCGTGGAGTGGCGTCGCCTACTGCGCGGCGATGGGCGCGCTCGGATGCCTGACGGCGTGCATCGCGTCCGCCGCGCGACGGCACGCGGGCAGCGCGGACGATGCCGTGCCCGCGGTACGACCGAACGGTTCCGCCTGA
- a CDS encoding sugar ABC transporter substrate-binding protein produces the protein MTHLVRRRVLVAGVALAAAALLPLTAQAQTAAHKPRVALIMKSLANEFFLTMEDGAKDYQKTHSADFDLISNGIKNETDTSAQIRIVEQMIVSKVDAIVIAPADSKAMVPAIKKAVDAGIIVVNIDNRLDQDVLKSKNIKVPFVGPDNRKGAKLVGDYLAKNLKAGDEVGIVEGVSTTTNAQQRTAGFKDAMAAAKVKVVSLQSGDWEIDKGNAVSAAMLNEYPNLKALLCGNDNMAIGAVSAVRAAGRAGKVTVVGYDDIAAIKPMLQDGRVLATADQFAAKQAVFGITTALTALRDHKKQNELADIVETPVELVTRK, from the coding sequence ATGACCCATCTCGTCCGTCGTCGCGTGCTGGTTGCCGGTGTCGCCCTCGCCGCCGCCGCGCTGCTGCCCCTCACCGCCCAGGCACAGACCGCCGCTCATAAGCCGCGCGTCGCGCTGATCATGAAATCGCTCGCGAACGAATTCTTCCTGACGATGGAAGACGGCGCGAAGGATTACCAGAAGACGCATTCGGCCGATTTCGATCTGATCTCGAACGGCATCAAGAACGAGACCGACACCAGCGCGCAGATCCGCATCGTCGAGCAGATGATCGTCTCGAAGGTCGACGCGATCGTGATCGCGCCGGCGGATTCGAAGGCCATGGTGCCGGCGATCAAGAAAGCGGTGGACGCCGGCATCATCGTCGTCAACATCGACAACCGGCTCGACCAGGACGTGCTGAAGTCGAAGAACATCAAGGTGCCCTTCGTCGGCCCGGACAACCGCAAGGGCGCGAAGCTGGTCGGCGACTACCTCGCGAAAAACCTAAAGGCCGGCGACGAGGTCGGCATCGTCGAAGGCGTCTCGACGACCACCAACGCACAGCAGCGCACCGCCGGCTTCAAGGACGCGATGGCCGCCGCGAAGGTGAAGGTCGTGTCGCTGCAATCGGGCGACTGGGAAATCGACAAGGGCAACGCGGTCTCGGCGGCGATGCTCAACGAGTATCCGAACCTGAAGGCGCTGCTGTGCGGCAACGACAACATGGCGATCGGCGCGGTGTCGGCGGTGCGCGCCGCGGGCCGCGCGGGCAAGGTGACGGTCGTCGGGTACGACGACATCGCCGCGATCAAGCCGATGCTGCAGGACGGCCGCGTGCTCGCCACCGCCGACCAGTTCGCGGCGAAGCAGGCGGTGTTCGGCATCACCACCGCGCTGACCGCGCTGCGCGATCACAAGAAGCAGAACGAACTGGCCGACATCGTCGAAACCCCGGTCGAGCTGGTGACGCGCAAATGA
- a CDS encoding sugar ABC transporter ATP-binding protein translates to MMSTPVMQVSGIGKTYAAPVLAGVDLTLFAGEVLALTGENGAGKSTLSKIIGGLETPTHGTMTFNGAPFAPGSRSKAEALGVRMVMQELNLLPTLTIAENLFFNQLPSTGLGWISRKRLRQAAVAAMARVGLDTLDPDTPVAALGIGHQQMVEIARNLIGDCRVLILDEPTAMLTGREVELLFEQVERLKRDGVSIIYISHRLEELARISNRIAVLRDGKLVSVGPIAEYTTDRLVTLMVGRDIGDRIDLGERDIGAPMFRVEHMTRGDVVKDVSFEVRRGEIFGISGLIGSGRTELLRLIFGADRKDAGTVAIGTPPQPRTIRSPVDAVRQGIALITEDRKGEGLLLTQPVASNLSLSNFEKVSRFGMVDGGLEQALSKRQIDAMSVRCSGPAQPVGELSGGNQQKVVIGRWLERDCDVMLFDEPTRGIDVGAKFDIYALLGAQARAGKALVVVSSDMRELMLICDRIAVMSAGKLVRTFARGEWTQDSLLAAAFSGYDKETAGETTAETAAHAVPATHATAQNTEDAHDARAASRGAQPTRDTP, encoded by the coding sequence ATGATGTCGACTCCCGTCATGCAGGTAAGCGGTATCGGCAAGACCTATGCCGCACCGGTGCTGGCGGGCGTCGACCTGACGCTGTTCGCCGGTGAAGTGCTCGCGCTGACCGGCGAGAACGGCGCCGGCAAGAGCACGTTGTCGAAGATCATCGGCGGGCTGGAGACGCCCACGCACGGCACCATGACCTTCAACGGCGCGCCGTTCGCGCCCGGCAGCCGCAGCAAGGCCGAGGCGCTGGGCGTGCGCATGGTGATGCAGGAGCTGAACCTGCTGCCCACGCTGACGATCGCCGAGAACCTGTTCTTCAACCAGCTGCCGTCCACGGGGCTGGGCTGGATTTCCCGCAAACGCCTGCGCCAGGCCGCCGTCGCGGCCATGGCGCGGGTGGGGCTCGACACGCTGGACCCGGACACGCCCGTCGCGGCGCTCGGCATCGGCCATCAGCAGATGGTCGAGATCGCCCGCAATCTGATCGGCGACTGCCGCGTGCTGATCCTCGACGAGCCGACCGCGATGCTCACCGGGCGCGAGGTCGAGCTGCTGTTCGAGCAGGTCGAGCGCCTGAAACGCGATGGCGTATCGATCATCTATATCTCGCACCGGCTCGAAGAGCTGGCGCGCATTTCCAACCGGATCGCGGTGCTGCGCGACGGCAAGCTGGTCAGCGTCGGCCCCATTGCCGAGTACACGACGGACCGCCTGGTGACCCTGATGGTGGGGCGCGACATCGGCGACCGCATCGATCTGGGCGAGCGCGATATCGGCGCGCCGATGTTCCGCGTCGAGCACATGACGCGCGGCGACGTGGTGAAGGATGTGTCCTTCGAGGTGCGGCGCGGCGAGATCTTCGGCATCAGCGGACTGATCGGCTCGGGCCGCACCGAACTGCTGCGGCTGATCTTCGGCGCCGACCGCAAGGACGCCGGCACGGTCGCGATCGGTACGCCCCCGCAACCGCGCACGATCCGCTCGCCGGTCGACGCGGTCCGTCAGGGCATCGCGCTGATCACCGAGGACCGCAAGGGCGAGGGCCTGCTGCTCACGCAGCCGGTCGCGTCGAACCTGTCGCTGAGCAATTTCGAGAAGGTCTCGCGCTTCGGCATGGTGGACGGCGGCCTCGAACAGGCGCTGTCGAAACGCCAGATCGATGCGATGAGCGTGCGCTGTTCGGGCCCGGCGCAGCCGGTGGGCGAGCTCTCCGGCGGCAATCAGCAGAAGGTGGTGATCGGCCGCTGGCTGGAGCGCGACTGCGACGTGATGCTGTTCGACGAACCCACGCGCGGCATCGACGTGGGCGCGAAGTTCGATATCTACGCGCTGCTGGGCGCCCAGGCGCGCGCCGGCAAGGCGCTGGTGGTGGTGTCGAGCGACATGCGCGAACTCATGCTGATCTGCGACCGGATCGCCGTGATGTCCGCGGGCAAGCTGGTCCGCACCTTCGCGCGCGGGGAATGGACCCAGGACAGCCTGCTCGCGGCGGCGTTCTCGGGCTATGACAAGGAAACCGCGGGGGAAACCACGGCGGAAACCGCGGCGCATGCCGTACCCGCAACCCATGCCACCGCGCAAAACACAGAAGACGCCCACGATGCGCGAGCCGCATCCCGGGGCGCACAACCGACACGAGACACACCATGA
- a CDS encoding ABC transporter permease, which translates to MTIPADKRVDKPASAPDADTTLGTLATPPVNAGTRMGLNSYLGLAGALLAMIVLFSTLSSHFLTYDTFITIANQIPDLVVMAVGMTFVLIIAGIDLSVGSVLALAASAVSVAALQWHWSPLPAALAGIAIAAAAGSLTGFVTVAWRIPSFIVSLGVLEMARGLAYQMTNSRTAYIGDAFDWLANPIAFGISPAFIIAVVVMIVAQLVLTRTVFGRYLIGIGTNEEAVRLAGIDPRPYKVIVFSLMGALAGLAALFQVSRLEAADPNAGAGSELQVIAAVVIGGTSLMGGRGSVISTFFGVLIISVLAAGLAQIGANEPTKRIITGAVIVVAVVLDTYRSHRAKRRA; encoded by the coding sequence ATGACGATTCCTGCTGACAAGCGCGTCGACAAGCCCGCGAGCGCGCCCGACGCCGACACGACACTCGGCACCCTGGCCACGCCGCCCGTCAACGCCGGCACGCGCATGGGCCTGAACAGCTATCTGGGTCTCGCCGGCGCGCTACTGGCGATGATCGTCCTGTTCTCCACGCTCAGTTCGCACTTTCTGACCTACGACACCTTCATCACGATCGCGAACCAGATTCCCGATCTGGTGGTGATGGCCGTGGGCATGACCTTCGTGCTGATCATCGCCGGCATCGATCTGTCCGTCGGCTCGGTCCTGGCGCTCGCGGCCTCGGCCGTCAGCGTCGCGGCGCTGCAATGGCACTGGAGCCCGCTGCCCGCTGCGCTGGCCGGCATCGCGATCGCGGCGGCCGCCGGCAGCCTGACCGGTTTCGTCACGGTGGCCTGGCGGATTCCCTCGTTCATCGTCTCGCTGGGCGTGCTGGAAATGGCGCGCGGACTGGCGTATCAGATGACGAATTCGCGCACCGCCTATATCGGCGACGCGTTCGACTGGCTCGCCAATCCGATCGCCTTCGGTATCTCGCCGGCCTTCATCATCGCGGTGGTCGTCATGATCGTCGCCCAGCTGGTGCTGACCCGCACGGTGTTCGGCCGCTATCTGATCGGCATCGGCACCAACGAGGAAGCGGTGCGCCTGGCCGGCATCGACCCGCGCCCCTACAAGGTCATCGTGTTCTCGCTGATGGGCGCGCTCGCCGGTCTCGCGGCGCTGTTCCAGGTGTCGCGCCTGGAAGCGGCGGACCCGAACGCCGGCGCCGGCAGCGAGCTGCAGGTGATCGCGGCGGTGGTGATCGGCGGCACCAGCCTGATGGGCGGACGCGGTTCGGTCATCAGCACCTTCTTCGGCGTGTTGATCATCTCCGTGCTGGCCGCCGGACTCGCGCAGATCGGCGCCAACGAACCGACCAAGCGCATCATCACCGGCGCGGTCATCGTGGTGGCGGTGGTGCTCGACACCTATCGCAGCCATCGCGCGAAACGGCGCGCCTGA
- a CDS encoding LacI family DNA-binding transcriptional regulator: protein MSTIRDVAALAGVSYTTVSHVVNNTRPVRAEKRERVLAAIAELHFVPSAVARSLKARATATIGLLVPSNTNPYFAEIARGIEGHLRRHGYCVFLCNSDNDIATQYAYLRVLHEKRIDGLIVASAGDDVRMARALSQSGVPVVMIDRPIAGVAADLVQTDHEAGGAIATRHLLALGHTRVGCIAGSASAGGISASRVAGFRRAMAEHGVPVAENAIVEADFSSPGGRMAASTLFDTFAPSAIFAGNDLMAIGALRAAAERGIRVPADCSIVGFDDIEMSRYVYPALSTVGQAILRLGETAASRLLDRINGVTTGAPCQQPVAPRLLVRESCGRPLLQ, encoded by the coding sequence ATGTCCACGATCCGAGACGTCGCCGCGCTCGCCGGTGTGTCGTACACGACCGTGTCGCATGTCGTGAACAACACCCGCCCGGTGCGCGCGGAGAAACGCGAGCGGGTGCTGGCGGCCATCGCCGAACTGCATTTCGTGCCGTCGGCGGTCGCGCGCTCGCTCAAGGCGCGCGCGACGGCCACCATCGGTCTGCTCGTGCCCAGCAATACCAACCCCTACTTCGCGGAAATCGCGCGTGGCATCGAGGGCCATCTGCGGCGCCACGGCTACTGCGTGTTCCTCTGCAATTCGGACAACGATATCGCCACGCAATACGCGTATCTGCGCGTGCTGCATGAAAAACGCATCGACGGCCTGATCGTCGCCTCGGCCGGCGACGACGTCCGGATGGCGCGGGCGCTGAGTCAGTCCGGCGTGCCGGTGGTGATGATCGACCGGCCGATCGCCGGCGTTGCCGCGGACCTCGTGCAGACCGATCACGAAGCCGGCGGCGCGATCGCCACCCGTCATTTGCTGGCGCTGGGCCATACCCGCGTCGGCTGCATCGCCGGCTCGGCGAGCGCCGGCGGCATCAGCGCCAGCCGCGTCGCGGGGTTCCGGCGGGCGATGGCCGAGCACGGCGTGCCGGTGGCGGAGAACGCGATCGTCGAAGCCGATTTTTCCAGCCCGGGCGGCCGGATGGCGGCCAGCACGCTGTTCGACACGTTCGCGCCCAGCGCGATCTTCGCCGGCAACGACCTGATGGCCATCGGCGCGCTGCGCGCCGCCGCCGAGCGTGGCATCCGGGTGCCCGCGGACTGCTCGATCGTCGGGTTCGACGATATCGAGATGAGCCGCTACGTCTACCCCGCGCTGTCGACGGTCGGCCAGGCGATCCTGCGTCTGGGCGAAACCGCGGCCAGCCGTTTGCTGGACCGCATCAACGGCGTGACGACCGGCGCACCCTGTCAGCAGCCGGTCGCACCCCGCCTGCTGGTGCGCGAGTCGTGCGGGCGCCCCCTCCTCCAATGA
- the rbsK gene encoding ribokinase encodes MNLFARTPVEARTGRVAVIGSLNMDLVVRAPRLPQPGETLAGTAFDQVPGGKGANQAVAAARLGAQVGMLGRLGQDANGTQLLQAMQDEGIDCSRIGRDATHPTGVALIVVDDASQNTIVIIAGSNGALDTAAVEAHADLIAQADVVVCQLEVPEATVLAALRRAHALGRTVILNPAPVTGPLPQGWLENVDFLVPNEVEAAALSGVAVDSPDSARRAARVLQQQGARHVLITLGGQGVFLLPPADAAGNKGIDDDTRGTHYPARRVAAVDTTAAGDTFIGGFAAALAAGRPLDEAVRFGQAAAALSVTRAGAQPSIPYFSEIQPDAPQTSAP; translated from the coding sequence ATGAATCTTTTCGCAAGGACCCCCGTGGAAGCTCGAACCGGTCGTGTCGCCGTCATAGGCAGTCTCAATATGGATCTGGTGGTGCGCGCGCCGCGCCTGCCGCAGCCCGGCGAAACGCTCGCCGGCACCGCGTTCGATCAGGTGCCCGGCGGCAAGGGCGCGAATCAGGCCGTCGCCGCGGCACGGCTCGGCGCGCAGGTCGGCATGCTCGGGCGTCTCGGCCAGGACGCCAACGGCACGCAACTGCTCCAGGCGATGCAGGACGAAGGGATCGACTGCAGCCGCATCGGGCGCGACGCGACGCACCCCACCGGGGTCGCGCTGATCGTCGTCGACGACGCCAGCCAGAACACCATCGTCATCATCGCCGGCAGCAACGGCGCGCTGGATACCGCGGCGGTGGAGGCGCACGCCGACCTGATCGCCCAGGCCGACGTGGTGGTCTGCCAGCTGGAGGTGCCCGAAGCGACGGTGCTCGCCGCGCTGCGCCGCGCGCATGCGCTGGGACGCACGGTCATATTGAATCCCGCCCCCGTCACCGGGCCGCTGCCGCAGGGCTGGCTCGAGAACGTCGATTTCCTGGTGCCGAACGAGGTGGAGGCCGCGGCGCTCTCCGGCGTCGCCGTCGACTCCCCGGACAGCGCGCGGCGCGCGGCGCGGGTGCTGCAGCAGCAGGGCGCGCGGCATGTGCTGATCACGCTCGGCGGCCAGGGGGTGTTCCTGCTGCCGCCCGCAGACGCCGCGGGGAACAAGGGCATCGACGACGACACGCGCGGCACCCACTATCCCGCGCGCCGGGTCGCCGCGGTCGATACGACGGCGGCCGGCGACACCTTCATCGGCGGTTTCGCGGCGGCGCTGGCCGCGGGCCGGCCGCTCGACGAAGCGGTCCGCTTCGGTCAGGCCGCCGCCGCCCTATCGGTGACCCGCGCAGGCGCCCAGCCGTCGATCCCGTATTTTTCCGAAATCCAGCCTGACGCGCCGCAGACCTCCGCACCATGA
- the rbsD gene encoding D-ribose pyranase, whose translation MKKTPLLNAALSRLVATLGHGDMVLVADAGMPAPHGTAVEVIDLALTPGTPDIATTLRVLLAEMQVESHVIASETLARGDAWLEGLSAEAIGTRREVSHEALKQLSHRARAVVRTGECTPYANLMLVAGVTF comes from the coding sequence ATGAAAAAAACCCCCTTGTTGAACGCCGCGCTATCGCGTCTGGTCGCCACGCTCGGCCACGGCGACATGGTGCTGGTCGCCGATGCCGGCATGCCCGCACCGCACGGCACCGCGGTCGAGGTGATCGATCTGGCGCTCACGCCCGGCACGCCGGACATCGCCACGACGCTGCGCGTGTTGCTCGCCGAAATGCAGGTCGAATCGCATGTGATCGCGAGCGAGACGCTGGCGCGCGGCGATGCCTGGCTCGAAGGTCTGTCGGCCGAGGCGATCGGCACGCGCCGGGAGGTTTCGCACGAGGCGCTGAAACAACTGTCGCACCGCGCGCGCGCGGTCGTGCGCACGGGCGAATGCACGCCCTACGCGAACCTGATGCTGGTCGCCGGCGTGACTTTCTGA
- a CDS encoding LysR substrate-binding domain-containing protein — translation MAGTNGNVAAGQVSSVRTRLTDTISAGHPLAVVERVTLAEVVRHAFPMLDMDEHVQTASRYWTQHGLTPSIRFQSKSIEGIRSMVALGSGVTILSDLVYRSWSLEGARIVRRPLAENVPTMDVGIIWSRQRGWPAAAQALRVSCARRRVPGRRAEAPRQRA, via the coding sequence ATGGCCGGTACGAACGGCAATGTCGCCGCGGGCCAGGTCAGCAGCGTCAGGACCCGCCTGACGGACACGATTTCGGCCGGCCACCCGCTGGCCGTCGTGGAGCGCGTGACGCTCGCCGAGGTTGTCCGACATGCCTTCCCGATGCTCGACATGGACGAGCATGTCCAGACGGCGAGCCGCTATTGGACGCAGCACGGGCTGACGCCGTCGATACGGTTCCAGAGCAAATCGATCGAGGGGATTCGCAGCATGGTGGCGCTGGGCAGCGGCGTGACGATTCTGTCGGACCTGGTCTACCGGTCGTGGTCGCTCGAAGGCGCGCGGATCGTCCGGCGGCCGCTCGCGGAAAACGTGCCGACGATGGATGTCGGCATCATCTGGTCGCGCCAGCGCGGCTGGCCGGCCGCGGCGCAGGCGCTGCGCGTTTCCTGCGCACGGCGCCGCGTGCCGGGGAGGCGCGCGGAAGCGCCCCGTCAGCGCGCCTGA
- a CDS encoding type II toxin-antitoxin system VapC family toxin, translating into MKITADTNVLVRAMIGDDEEQSALAQAELAAADLVAIALPSLCELVWVLSRGYKVASDEIAEAIRRLTQAANVVVNLPAVEAGLALLDAGGDFADGVIAYEGRWLGGEAFASFDKKAVMRLAAQGKAARLLA; encoded by the coding sequence ATGAAGATCACGGCCGACACGAACGTCCTTGTGCGCGCAATGATCGGCGACGACGAAGAGCAAAGCGCGCTTGCACAAGCGGAACTGGCGGCGGCCGACCTTGTCGCGATCGCACTGCCATCGCTATGCGAACTGGTATGGGTACTTTCAAGGGGTTACAAGGTTGCCTCCGATGAGATTGCCGAAGCCATTCGACGCCTAACCCAGGCCGCCAATGTCGTGGTGAATCTTCCCGCCGTCGAAGCCGGGCTTGCACTGCTGGATGCGGGAGGGGACTTCGCCGACGGCGTGATTGCGTATGAGGGGCGATGGCTGGGCGGTGAAGCGTTCGCGTCATTCGACAAGAAGGCGGTCATGCGCCTGGCAGCCCAGGGCAAGGCCGCGCGTCTTCTGGCATGA
- a CDS encoding AbrB/MazE/SpoVT family DNA-binding domain-containing protein has product MGTLTVTSKGQVTLRKDVLDHLGVRAGQRISVDKLPDGRVVVSAVHASEPISAVFNLLKRENRPALSIDDMNDVAAKGWAGER; this is encoded by the coding sequence ATGGGTACATTGACCGTGACATCGAAAGGACAGGTTACCTTGCGTAAGGATGTTCTCGACCATCTGGGCGTTCGGGCAGGCCAGCGTATTTCGGTCGATAAGCTGCCCGATGGCAGGGTGGTGGTAAGCGCCGTACATGCCAGCGAGCCAATCAGTGCGGTTTTCAATCTCCTGAAAAGAGAGAACCGGCCCGCGCTGTCGATCGATGACATGAACGACGTGGCGGCGAAGGGCTGGGCCGGCGAGCGATGA
- a CDS encoding CsbD family protein, whose protein sequence is MDSKTVTGMAQNVAGKVQDTVGKVQDTVGDFAGDASTQLAGKARQLSGKAQQLGGKAQEVYGQAAEQLRGTTAENPLATLAVVGLAAFALGMLVAKGGSDRY, encoded by the coding sequence ATGGACAGCAAAACAGTAACGGGCATGGCGCAAAACGTGGCAGGCAAGGTGCAGGATACCGTGGGCAAGGTGCAGGACACCGTGGGTGACTTTGCGGGCGATGCGAGCACGCAGCTGGCCGGCAAGGCACGTCAGTTGAGTGGCAAGGCGCAGCAGCTGGGTGGCAAGGCGCAGGAAGTCTATGGTCAGGCGGCCGAACAGCTGCGCGGCACGACTGCCGAGAATCCCCTCGCGACGCTGGCCGTCGTGGGCCTGGCGGCATTCGCGCTGGGCATGCTGGTGGCGAAGGGCGGATCGGATCGTTATTGA
- a CDS encoding methyl-accepting chemotaxis protein produces the protein MHDEITHLQNRFDLVRSATTDGLWDMVVNQDDPGNENNPFWWSDQFRALLGFKNDRDFPNVLGSWSRRLHPDDHGPTMAAFARHLNDRSGRTPYRVTYRLKCSDNQYRTFEARGETLRDAEGRPLQVAGSLTNIDTHLQRDEELNKTLIRFELSRELLSDGLWDLEIVAGDPINPRNAFWWSQQFRRLLGFETEAEFPNVLDAWASRLHPDDKDKALDAFVAHLTDHSGNTPYDVDYRCCCKDGEYRWFRARGQTRRDAKGHPLRAVGALSDIHAMKVAEAASLQQASYQRQLESSIGDISTIVGTIDMIARQTNLIALNAAVEAARAGPAGRGFSVIASEIRQLSTRTTEATRNIVHIQTALSSH, from the coding sequence TTGCATGACGAAATTACCCATCTCCAAAACCGTTTCGACCTGGTCCGCAGCGCCACGACCGACGGTTTATGGGACATGGTCGTCAACCAGGATGATCCGGGCAACGAAAACAACCCCTTCTGGTGGTCCGATCAGTTTCGGGCACTTCTCGGTTTCAAGAACGACAGGGATTTTCCGAATGTGCTGGGCAGCTGGTCGCGCCGGCTTCATCCCGACGATCACGGTCCGACGATGGCGGCGTTCGCCCGGCATCTGAACGACCGCAGCGGCCGCACGCCGTACCGCGTGACCTATCGTCTGAAGTGCAGCGACAACCAGTACCGCACATTCGAGGCGCGCGGCGAAACGCTGCGCGACGCCGAGGGCCGGCCGCTTCAGGTGGCGGGTTCCCTGACGAACATCGATACGCATCTGCAACGCGACGAAGAACTGAACAAGACGCTGATCCGCTTCGAGCTGTCGCGCGAATTGCTCAGCGACGGTCTATGGGATCTGGAAATCGTGGCTGGCGATCCGATCAATCCGCGCAATGCGTTCTGGTGGTCGCAGCAGTTCCGGCGTCTGCTGGGGTTCGAGACGGAAGCGGAGTTTCCCAATGTCCTCGACGCGTGGGCGTCGCGCCTGCACCCCGACGACAAGGACAAGGCGCTCGACGCATTCGTCGCGCACCTCACGGACCATAGCGGCAACACGCCGTACGATGTCGATTACCGCTGTTGCTGCAAGGATGGTGAATACCGCTGGTTCCGGGCACGCGGTCAGACGCGGCGCGATGCGAAGGGCCATCCCCTGCGCGCGGTCGGCGCGTTAAGCGATATCCACGCGATGAAGGTCGCGGAAGCCGCGAGCCTGCAACAGGCCAGCTATCAGCGTCAGCTCGAAAGCAGCATCGGCGACATTTCCACGATCGTCGGCACGATCGACATGATCGCCCGGCAGACGAATCTGATCGCGCTGAACGCAGCCGTCGAGGCCGCACGCGCGGGTCCTGCCGGCCGCGGGTTTTCGGTTATCGCCTCGGAGATCCGCCAATTGTCGACGCGGACCACCGAAGCGACCCGGAATATCGTGCACATCCAGACAGCGCTCTCCTCCCACTGA